One Skermanella pratensis genomic window, CCTTGACCGCGATGAAGCCCTTGAATTCCTTCGTCAGATTCCGGGTTTCAAGTATGTTCTCGCCCTGCATTCGCCTCCCCCGGTTTGCACGTGCGTCGCGCTCGGCCCCTTCGGGACCGCATTATGGTTTTGTCCGCGGCGCGGTGTCCTGCGACGGAACGCGCCGTTCCCTACACAGGCGGATGCAACTTAGCACACATGGACAGTAATTTCATAGTGTTTACGGAACAGTCGATCATTCCGGAAATGCTTGAAATACAAGCAGGATACCGATGCCGCACGCTGGCAATACCGGTTGCAGAAACGATGCGCGCCGGCTCCTGGCGGAGCCGGCGCGCATCAGGCGTCGGATGTCGGCGTGTCGCCGGACGGGTTAGGCGCGGCCCGGCGTGTAGGACGGCGGATCGCTCGCCGGGAAGCTCTCGTCGGCCGCCTCGTCCACCCGGTTCCAGGGCCGGTCCAGGCGGTCGTCGGCGCGGCGGCGTTCCGATTCCAGGAAATCCCCGGAATACATGTCTTCGTCGTGGCTTGAACGTTCGTTGATCATGGCCTTGATCGCGCAATGGCCGCCCATGCCGCGCGCGGCCAGCAAGCCGCCGGCCACGCCCATGATGGCGCCCTGCACGCCGCCCCGGCGCAGTCCGGCGGCTGCCAGCACGACGCCGCCGAGCATCGAGGTCCAGCGTTCGACCTGGGAAAGGTTCTCTTCCCCGCCGGCCACCCTTTCATAGATATCGTCGATGACCTTGTTCACGCTTGCCTCTCCATTTCGGTTCGAGATAACCGCTGAAGAAACAAGTTGACAGGCCGCGATGTTCCTTGCCGCCCGGTCCGGAGTCGTTCGGCGTTCAGCCCGGCGGCGGCAGGCCGCCGGCGCGGACGATGAACGAGATGATTTCCGGCAGCCCCTGCCCGCACTTCAGGTTGCTGAACAGGAACGGCCGTTCGCCGCGCATCCGGCGGGCGTCCCGGTCCATCACCTCCAGGCTGGCGCCGACCAGCGGCGCCAGGTCGATCTTGTTGATCACCAGCAGGTCGGAGCGGGTGATGCCGGGGCCGCCCTTGCGCGGGATCTTGTCCCCGGCCGATACGTCGATGACGTAGATGGTCAGATCGGCCAGCTCGGGGGAGAAGGTGGCGGCCAGGTTGTCGCCGCCTGATTCGACGAAGATCAGGTCCAGGTCGGGGAACCGCGCGTTCAACTGATCGACCGCCGCCAGATTGATCGAGGCATCCTCCCGGATCGCCGTGTGCGGGCAGCCGCCCGTCTCCACCCCCAGGATGCGGGACGGGTCCAGAGCGCCGCTCCGGGTCAGGAACTCGGCGTCCTCGCGGGTGTAGATGTCGTTGGTGATCGCGGCGACGTCCCAGGCGTCGCGCATGCCCTTGCACAGGGCGTCGACCAGCGCGGTCTTGCCGGAGCCGACCGGGCCGCCGATGCCGACCCGAAGGGGACCGGTGTGGGAACGGACGATCGAATTGGGTTGGGCCGGTGCGGATTCGGCAGCTTGGCTCATGAGCGGAACAACCTCGTATACTGTGTTTCGTGGGACATCGCGGCCCAGTCGACCAGGGGCGCCCTGGATCCAAGGTCGGCGGGATCGGCGTCGAAGGCATCGGAGGCAACCCGGTGCAGGACAGGGTCGAGCCGCGCTATCGCGCGCTGCCCGTCGGTCTGGCCGAGCGGGACCAGCCGCACCCCGGCGGAGACGAGATTGGCCGCGAAACCGTGCAGGAACGCGCACAGCGCCGCCTTGGCGTCCATGCCGGCGCAGGCCGTGACGACAGCCACGGCGACCGCGTGGGCCGGCGGCCGGCCGTTATCGGCAAGCACCTTCGCCCAGCGGTCAAGCCCGGCGGGCGGCCAAGTGGACTGCACCGTCGCCAGGAACGCGGTCCCCTGGGCGGCGCTCTCCAGCGCCAATTCGCTGCTGCCGCGCATCGCGTCGGCTCGCTCCGCCCCCCACCGCAGGGCCGCTTCGTCTCCCTGCCCGACCG contains:
- a CDS encoding YgaP-like transmembrane domain, whose product is MNKVIDDIYERVAGGEENLSQVERWTSMLGGVVLAAAGLRRGGVQGAIMGVAGGLLAARGMGGHCAIKAMINERSSHDEDMYSGDFLESERRRADDRLDRPWNRVDEAADESFPASDPPSYTPGRA
- the ureG gene encoding urease accessory protein UreG, giving the protein MSQAAESAPAQPNSIVRSHTGPLRVGIGGPVGSGKTALVDALCKGMRDAWDVAAITNDIYTREDAEFLTRSGALDPSRILGVETGGCPHTAIREDASINLAAVDQLNARFPDLDLIFVESGGDNLAATFSPELADLTIYVIDVSAGDKIPRKGGPGITRSDLLVINKIDLAPLVGASLEVMDRDARRMRGERPFLFSNLKCGQGLPEIISFIVRAGGLPPPG
- a CDS encoding urease accessory protein UreF, producing the protein MTTEPEVPGPTAAGPAAIGPVDLRHLTRLLAWMSPGFPIGGYTYSHGIEYAVEAGRVRDRDSLVSWIEAILLHGAGWTDAVLFMAAARAVGQGDEAALRWGAERADAMRGSSELALESAAQGTAFLATVQSTWPPAGLDRWAKVLADNGRPPAHAVAVAVVTACAGMDAKAALCAFLHGFAANLVSAGVRLVPLGQTDGQRAIARLDPVLHRVASDAFDADPADLGSRAPLVDWAAMSHETQYTRLFRS